The Micromonospora sp. Llam0 genome contains a region encoding:
- a CDS encoding protein kinase — protein sequence MTTWRAGDVIDDRYEVVRVLGQGGMGQVYLVRHWGWGINLAVKSPQPQLFATPRDVDQFVAEAQTWVSLSLHPAVCGCHYVRVLDGIPRLFAEYVPGGTLHEQISRRTLYAGTPDDATARILRIAAQMALGLEHAHSNGVLHLDVKPANVLLEDGDAGDAKITDFGLARATGAAPSAGVGMTTAYASPEQASGRPVDQRSDVYSFAVSVLEMFTGGVTWRAGAAAGAALAELLRNGPYEPGPPSVPPVLASLLERCLSRGVDGRLGSMAEVAEELSALHDAFAPLGSPLLWPGDIELRAAEHNNRALSFLDLGEEAAAEAEFQAALSADPRHLEATYSSGLLRWRAGKITDEDLLAQVEAVRREAGDSWLARLMIAQIHLERGDAESARQDLDDLIRTDPAEPEVQAALRVLESGGTGGIGLDHTVRAQWHSVPENPGSDRDYRKSARFTRDGTRLITAASNRRTELWDTRSGEHLHTFSEEDCPADYAESRVIGYGSDPQEREEFFYLGQQASDADGSQSLVVLGSHHGRQFRVRHVDHAKKMDRLITELDFLVRALAFTPDGGSAVIVSNDHRIGVWDLHSGQCVRQIIGATDYSRALAFSDDGRLMLSGGDAVRLWDFRAGRCLRTLRGHTAAVAAVWVSPDGGSGLSVGFDNTLRTWSLQPASGYLAPLHLSRPRPTREVSRVGAEVRDLVRRSVEAITAGDYGTAHTLLSRARGTPGHERDPRVLGAWRILGHHLPRTGLRAAWTTRVLSGQGDGGRGARTVSMSADARVAVSACGSSAFLWDLAAGKQLAEIQVSKMVDGVDISPDGERVVCGMDFGHVGVYSVRTGEELHKLKLPYTGIPHTADGVSVAFTGDAQRVLLGSENGTILVWDLQSGRRIRTPSGHERVVKALWASADGHTCASAAMDSVRLWNLRTGECFREIPAIGDNSARSVCMSPDGKLVVATWWGSPSMTLWEAAGSCVLAVDEKDHSIETARFSPDGRFIVAGARDNTITVWDTGNGRLLSQIDGHQRYVWDVRLTPDGRYMLSAGNDGTIRLWELDWELAAPSPAGTSTGGLELSMDHCHMRRGTPNITVGMTESDVRKLLGDDFLQMGTTQLRSSNTKYDFMVSDEAPERFYRLYSNQPPGYETKIVFQDGLVISVEQVSR from the coding sequence GTGACCACTTGGCGGGCCGGAGACGTCATCGATGACCGATACGAGGTAGTTCGTGTGCTTGGTCAGGGCGGGATGGGCCAGGTGTACCTCGTGCGGCACTGGGGGTGGGGGATCAACCTCGCGGTGAAGTCGCCGCAGCCGCAGCTGTTCGCCACCCCCCGCGATGTCGACCAGTTCGTCGCCGAGGCGCAGACATGGGTGTCCCTCAGCCTGCACCCCGCCGTCTGTGGGTGCCACTATGTGCGCGTGCTGGACGGCATCCCGCGACTGTTCGCCGAGTACGTCCCCGGCGGCACCCTGCATGAGCAGATCAGTAGACGCACTCTTTACGCTGGCACACCTGACGATGCCACGGCGCGAATCCTCCGGATCGCCGCACAGATGGCACTTGGGCTTGAGCATGCGCACAGCAATGGCGTGCTTCACCTCGACGTCAAGCCGGCGAACGTGCTGCTCGAAGACGGTGACGCGGGCGACGCGAAAATCACCGATTTCGGACTGGCCAGGGCCACGGGAGCCGCCCCCTCCGCTGGCGTGGGCATGACCACGGCATATGCCTCGCCGGAACAGGCTTCGGGCCGACCCGTGGACCAGAGGTCGGATGTCTACAGTTTTGCGGTGTCGGTGTTGGAGATGTTCACTGGCGGGGTCACCTGGCGAGCCGGTGCAGCCGCAGGGGCGGCCCTGGCGGAACTGCTCAGGAATGGCCCGTATGAACCCGGCCCGCCATCCGTCCCACCGGTGTTGGCGAGCCTGCTGGAGCGCTGCCTGAGCCGGGGAGTCGACGGCAGGCTAGGGTCAATGGCCGAGGTTGCCGAGGAGCTTTCGGCACTGCATGACGCGTTCGCTCCGCTGGGATCCCCGCTCCTGTGGCCAGGCGACATAGAGCTTCGTGCGGCAGAGCACAACAACCGGGCACTATCGTTCCTCGACCTCGGCGAGGAGGCCGCAGCGGAGGCTGAGTTCCAGGCCGCCCTGAGCGCCGATCCCCGGCACCTGGAAGCGACCTACAGCTCCGGGCTGCTGCGTTGGCGGGCCGGGAAGATCACCGACGAGGACCTGCTGGCCCAGGTTGAGGCCGTCCGGCGGGAGGCGGGCGATTCCTGGCTGGCACGGCTCATGATCGCCCAGATCCACTTGGAACGCGGAGACGCTGAGTCTGCACGGCAGGATCTGGATGATCTTATCCGCACCGATCCCGCCGAGCCCGAGGTCCAAGCGGCGCTCCGGGTGCTGGAGTCAGGCGGAACTGGCGGCATCGGCCTTGACCATACAGTGCGAGCGCAGTGGCACTCCGTCCCCGAGAACCCTGGCAGCGACCGGGACTACCGGAAGAGTGCGCGCTTCACCAGGGACGGCACTCGGCTCATAACGGCCGCGAGCAACCGCCGGACCGAGCTGTGGGACACCCGTTCAGGCGAGCATCTGCACACCTTCAGCGAGGAGGATTGCCCCGCCGATTACGCGGAATCCCGTGTAATCGGCTATGGCAGCGACCCGCAGGAGCGGGAGGAGTTCTTCTACCTTGGCCAGCAGGCGTCCGACGCCGACGGGTCCCAGTCGCTTGTCGTGTTGGGAAGCCACCATGGACGGCAGTTCAGGGTACGGCACGTGGACCACGCAAAGAAGATGGACAGGCTTATCACCGAACTGGACTTCCTCGTGCGGGCACTGGCCTTTACCCCGGACGGAGGCTCTGCGGTAATTGTCAGCAACGATCACCGCATTGGGGTGTGGGACCTGCACAGCGGCCAGTGCGTGCGGCAGATCATCGGCGCGACGGACTACTCACGGGCGTTGGCGTTCTCCGACGACGGGCGGTTGATGCTGTCCGGCGGCGATGCTGTGCGGTTGTGGGACTTCCGGGCAGGCCGGTGCCTGCGCACACTGCGCGGGCATACTGCGGCGGTCGCCGCCGTATGGGTTTCCCCGGATGGTGGTTCCGGGCTATCAGTCGGCTTCGATAACACGCTGCGCACCTGGTCTCTACAACCAGCGTCTGGTTATCTGGCACCGCTGCACCTCAGCCGGCCGCGTCCCACACGCGAGGTCAGTCGCGTCGGCGCCGAGGTCCGCGACCTGGTCAGGCGGTCAGTGGAGGCCATCACCGCCGGGGATTACGGCACGGCGCACACGCTGCTGTCGCGGGCACGGGGGACTCCTGGACATGAGCGGGATCCCAGGGTGCTCGGGGCGTGGCGAATTCTTGGCCATCACCTTCCCCGAACCGGGCTGCGAGCAGCGTGGACCACCCGTGTACTGTCCGGCCAGGGCGACGGGGGGCGTGGAGCCCGCACGGTAAGCATGTCCGCGGACGCCCGCGTCGCGGTCTCGGCTTGTGGGTCCAGCGCCTTCTTGTGGGACCTCGCGGCTGGCAAGCAGCTAGCCGAGATACAGGTCAGCAAGATGGTTGACGGTGTGGACATCAGCCCCGACGGGGAACGGGTCGTCTGCGGCATGGACTTCGGGCACGTCGGGGTGTACTCGGTACGCACGGGAGAAGAACTGCACAAGCTAAAGCTCCCGTACACCGGAATCCCGCACACGGCCGACGGCGTGTCGGTCGCCTTCACCGGCGATGCCCAGCGGGTCCTTCTCGGCAGCGAGAACGGGACGATCCTGGTGTGGGACCTGCAGTCTGGACGCCGCATCCGGACGCCCTCCGGCCACGAGCGCGTCGTCAAGGCTCTGTGGGCCAGCGCAGACGGCCACACCTGCGCGTCCGCCGCGATGGACTCAGTGCGGCTTTGGAACCTGCGCACCGGCGAATGCTTCCGTGAGATCCCGGCTATCGGCGACAACTCGGCAAGATCAGTGTGCATGAGTCCCGATGGCAAGCTGGTCGTCGCGACCTGGTGGGGGTCGCCGAGCATGACGCTATGGGAAGCTGCGGGAAGCTGCGTGCTTGCGGTCGACGAGAAGGACCACTCCATTGAGACCGCACGGTTCAGCCCGGACGGACGGTTTATCGTCGCAGGCGCGCGTGACAACACCATCACCGTGTGGGATACCGGTAATGGCAGGCTTTTAAGCCAGATCGACGGCCATCAAAGATACGTCTGGGACGTACGGCTCACGCCGGACGGGCGCTACATGCTATCGGCCGGGAACGATGGCACCATACGTTTGTGGGAACTGGACTGGGAACTTGCCGCACCAAGCCCGGCAGGTACATCTACCGGAGGTCTGGAATTGAGCATGGATCATTGCCATATGAGGCGGGGCACGCCGAACATCACGGTGGGGATGACCGAGTCCGACGTCAGGAAGCTGCTGGGTGACGATTTTCTCCAGATGGGAACAACGCAGCTCCGCTCGTCGAACACCAAGTACGACTTCATGGTGTCGGATGAGGCACCAGAGCGCTTTTACCGGCTCTACTCCAATCAGCCGCCCGGCTATGAGACGAAAATCGTCTTTCAGGACGGCCTCGTCATTAGCGTCGAGCAGGTCTCGCGCTAG
- the ltrA gene encoding group II intron reverse transcriptase/maturase has product MDELKALGKPFMISKRAVWEAYEKVKANKGAPGVDAVSLADFEQDLKNNLYKIWNRMSSGTYFPPPVRAVEIPRTGGGVRVLGVPTVADRIAQTVAARELEARVEPIFHPDSYGYRPGRSAVDAVAVCRRRCWQNDWVIDLDIRKFFDTVPWELLLKAVTAHTDKPWVLLYVGRWLKAPLQLPDGVLQERDRGTPQGSAISPVLANLFLHYAFDAWMAKVFPVVRFERYVDDVVVHCVSERQAKYVLAEITKRMTGVGLALHPEKTRIVYCQDDNRRADSSEHTEFVFLGYSFRRRSARTKEGAMFLSFLPAISSQALKKISAQVRSWRLHHRTCLTEADLADWMNPIVRGWMNYYGAFYRSALYPLLERINAYLLRWVRRKYKRLRGKRKARSAWNRAVQKRPRAFAHWAWVTHAPTVW; this is encoded by the coding sequence GTGGATGAGTTGAAAGCACTGGGCAAGCCGTTCATGATTTCGAAGCGGGCTGTCTGGGAGGCGTACGAGAAGGTGAAAGCGAACAAGGGTGCCCCGGGCGTGGATGCGGTGTCCCTGGCGGACTTCGAGCAGGATCTGAAGAACAATCTGTACAAGATCTGGAATCGAATGTCGTCGGGAACATACTTTCCGCCTCCGGTGCGTGCGGTGGAAATTCCCAGGACTGGGGGAGGCGTCCGGGTTTTAGGCGTGCCCACGGTCGCGGACCGGATCGCGCAGACGGTGGCAGCGCGGGAGCTGGAAGCGCGGGTCGAACCGATCTTCCACCCTGACTCGTATGGCTACCGGCCTGGGCGGTCGGCGGTCGACGCGGTAGCTGTTTGCCGTAGGCGGTGCTGGCAGAACGACTGGGTGATCGATCTGGACATCCGGAAGTTCTTCGACACGGTTCCGTGGGAACTGCTACTAAAAGCAGTCACCGCGCATACTGATAAGCCCTGGGTTCTGTTGTATGTGGGACGCTGGTTGAAGGCGCCACTGCAACTACCCGACGGCGTGCTACAGGAAAGAGATCGTGGTACCCCGCAAGGGTCCGCGATTTCACCGGTCCTGGCTAATCTGTTTCTCCATTACGCGTTCGACGCGTGGATGGCCAAGGTGTTCCCGGTCGTCCGGTTCGAGCGTTACGTGGATGACGTGGTCGTGCACTGCGTCAGTGAACGGCAAGCTAAATACGTGCTGGCCGAGATCACGAAACGGATGACTGGGGTTGGGCTTGCTCTACACCCGGAGAAGACCCGGATCGTCTACTGTCAGGACGACAACCGGCGTGCAGATTCATCCGAGCACACCGAGTTCGTTTTCCTCGGCTACAGCTTCCGGAGACGCTCCGCGCGAACAAAGGAAGGAGCGATGTTCCTGTCGTTCCTGCCGGCGATCAGTAGCCAGGCCCTGAAGAAGATCAGTGCCCAGGTGCGGTCCTGGCGGCTGCACCATCGCACATGCCTAACCGAAGCGGACCTCGCCGATTGGATGAACCCGATCGTACGGGGTTGGATGAACTATTACGGGGCGTTCTACCGATCGGCCCTGTATCCCCTCCTGGAACGTATCAACGCCTACCTGCTGCGGTGGGTCCGTCGAAAGTACAAACGGTTGCGGGGCAAGAGGAAAGCCCGGTCGGCATGGAACAGAGCCGTTCAGAAACGCCCGAGGGCTTTCGCCCACTGGGCGTGGGTCACCCACGCTCCCACGGTCTGGTGA
- a CDS encoding IS1380 family transposase yields MRIRQDAPVVRATFDDPNLVSCAGLVPVMRLAEQAGLHDAVADRVRLPTDKGANPAGKVATIVAGMLAGADSIDDLDIARHGGMRSLFGGVYAPSTLGSFLRTFTHGHVRQLQAAARDTLIGLTGRAPILTGADTLCFVDIDSMLRRVYGKQKQGIGFGHAKVGGYNVYLRGYNPLVATLSTPLSAPVIAATRLRSGNAGSARGAATMIAEAITTARACGASGEIMVRADSAFYAKTVISGCRRRGVRFSVTCRIDPKIRAACDGIAADQWVDITYPQAVWDEDAGRWISDAQIAETTYTAFAGTRHEATARLIVRRVRRDDPQQIPGQDELLPTYRYHAVFTDSPYTLVQAEAQHRQHAIIEHVNADLITGPLAHLPSGHFSANDAWLTCAAITHNLTRAAGHLAAGTWSTARPATIRTRIITVAARLAHRARTIHLHLPEYWPWQAAFDNLFTAVQPAPG; encoded by the coding sequence GTGAGAATACGCCAGGACGCGCCGGTGGTGCGCGCGACGTTCGACGATCCGAATCTGGTGTCGTGTGCCGGTCTCGTTCCGGTGATGCGCCTTGCCGAGCAGGCCGGTCTGCACGACGCGGTCGCAGACCGGGTCAGGCTACCGACGGACAAGGGCGCGAACCCGGCCGGCAAGGTCGCCACGATCGTGGCCGGGATGCTCGCGGGCGCGGACAGCATCGACGACCTCGACATCGCCCGGCACGGCGGCATGCGGTCGCTGTTCGGCGGCGTGTACGCGCCGTCGACACTCGGGTCGTTCCTGCGTACGTTCACCCACGGGCACGTACGGCAGTTACAGGCCGCCGCCCGCGACACCCTGATCGGTCTGACCGGCCGGGCACCGATCCTGACCGGCGCCGACACCCTGTGCTTCGTGGACATCGACTCCATGCTGCGGCGGGTGTACGGCAAGCAGAAGCAGGGCATCGGGTTCGGCCACGCCAAGGTCGGCGGCTACAACGTCTACCTGCGCGGCTACAACCCCCTGGTCGCGACGCTGTCCACCCCGCTGTCCGCGCCGGTGATCGCCGCCACGAGGCTGCGGTCGGGTAACGCCGGCTCGGCCCGGGGCGCCGCCACCATGATCGCCGAGGCCATCACGACCGCCCGGGCATGCGGCGCTTCGGGGGAGATCATGGTGCGAGCGGACTCGGCGTTCTACGCCAAGACGGTGATCAGCGGCTGCCGGCGTCGTGGCGTGCGGTTCTCGGTCACCTGCCGCATCGACCCGAAGATCCGCGCCGCGTGCGACGGCATCGCCGCCGACCAGTGGGTCGACATCACCTATCCGCAGGCCGTCTGGGACGAAGACGCCGGCCGGTGGATCTCCGACGCGCAGATCGCCGAAACCACGTACACCGCGTTCGCCGGCACCCGACACGAGGCGACCGCCCGGCTGATCGTGCGCCGCGTCCGCCGCGACGACCCGCAACAGATCCCCGGCCAGGACGAACTCCTGCCGACCTACCGGTACCACGCCGTGTTCACCGACAGCCCGTACACCCTCGTCCAGGCCGAAGCCCAGCACCGGCAACACGCGATCATCGAGCACGTCAACGCCGACCTGATCACCGGGCCCCTCGCCCACCTGCCCTCCGGACACTTCAGCGCCAACGACGCCTGGCTGACCTGCGCCGCGATCACGCACAACCTCACCCGCGCCGCCGGACACCTCGCCGCGGGCACCTGGTCGACCGCCAGACCCGCCACCATCCGGACCCGGATCATCACCGTCGCGGCCCGCCTCGCCCACCGGGCCCGCACCATCCACCTACACCTGCCCGAGTACTGGCCCTGGCAGGCGGCGTTCGACAACCTGTTCACCGCCGTCCAGCCGGCACCCGGCTGA
- a CDS encoding lantibiotic dehydratase yields the protein MEAEFAARVETVLAAGGATPDREWRVALALARYLVRAQRRATPFGLFSGVAALRFDTVAAVVPAGQPAIRVRPDASWLASLIARLEAEPDVRRRLPVQANNLALVNGPRIVVARRPHTSASAESTSVRNTAAVRLAVSLAGAPVPWDELVDTVAAAFPGSPRASADAMVAGLVGHGVLISALRPPSTCADPIRHVLDTLDAAFDGDLEGQRALRVELRSLHGRLGGTSAGSATYLRGLADRMRSVAAATQPLAVDLQLANRITLPEQVAAEIAASVEVLRRLTPDPAGRPEWRAYRARFVDRYGMTAVVPLDRLVDPLVGLGFPEHFGTVADAPAAPLSGRDERLLAMAQEALIDGAREVVLDDTAVDWLAGTNRVTGPVSPHVDVSAEVRAVSLEALTKGQFTVALTGMGRSAMATSGRFLDGLPYADRELMRREFARLPVAVAGAMPAQLSFPPRKLHSQNVLNSPQVLPWMVSLAEHRPVAENVIGLDDLGVTAGRDRLVLVSMSRRQVVEPTVAHAAALHTMPLLGRFLLELPRATDARMKPFDWGAASCLPFRPALRYGRVLLAAARWRVDPTALPGANAGDGEWLTAWEALRRRLRLPPWVQVGNGDQRLRLHLEQSMDLALLRAHLDASAGPATVVDAASPEDFGWLSGRAHEIVVPVASRAAPAASPAALTARGTWPPPATPEPLAPGASGLLSASVAVDPATVELVLTRGLPALFADWPKPPLWWFVRMRRPTPHLRLRLHTDSYGDAAVRVGRWVTGLRQQRLAGGWSLDAYHPESGRYGYGTALVAAEGLFAADSTAVLAQLVAQPESGIDRQALTALSMVDLATSMLGSRTVGCEWLVARPEQTGQAPIQRDVLRQAVTLDPNELPEPIQHAWQERSRAANRYAAELSAVAGPLTPASVLASLIHLHVVRALGPDEDAEQLTYRLARHVALAAVRRRVRAVGASR from the coding sequence ATCGAGGCTGAGTTCGCTGCTCGCGTAGAAACGGTCCTCGCCGCAGGAGGCGCAACTCCGGACCGAGAGTGGCGGGTCGCGCTGGCGCTCGCGAGGTACCTGGTCCGTGCGCAGCGGCGTGCGACTCCCTTCGGGTTGTTCTCGGGGGTGGCGGCCCTGCGGTTCGACACGGTGGCTGCGGTGGTGCCAGCAGGGCAGCCGGCGATCCGGGTACGGCCAGACGCGAGCTGGCTCGCGTCCCTGATCGCGCGCCTTGAAGCTGAGCCCGACGTGCGCCGCCGTCTGCCAGTGCAGGCGAACAACCTGGCGCTGGTGAACGGGCCCCGGATCGTCGTGGCGCGCCGGCCGCACACTTCGGCAAGTGCGGAATCGACCTCAGTGAGGAACACCGCAGCGGTACGGCTGGCGGTATCGCTCGCCGGTGCCCCTGTGCCGTGGGATGAACTGGTCGACACGGTCGCTGCCGCGTTTCCAGGCTCCCCACGCGCGTCCGCTGACGCAATGGTTGCCGGCCTGGTGGGCCACGGCGTGTTGATCTCCGCTCTCCGACCACCATCGACGTGCGCAGACCCGATCAGGCATGTCCTGGACACCCTCGATGCGGCGTTCGACGGTGATCTTGAGGGACAGCGAGCCCTTCGGGTCGAGCTGCGCTCGCTGCATGGTCGTCTCGGTGGTACCAGCGCAGGTAGCGCGACGTACCTTCGTGGGCTCGCCGACCGCATGCGCAGCGTGGCAGCGGCCACCCAGCCGCTCGCGGTGGATCTTCAGCTCGCGAATCGGATCACCCTGCCGGAGCAGGTCGCCGCCGAGATCGCCGCATCGGTCGAGGTGCTACGACGGCTGACGCCAGATCCGGCGGGACGGCCCGAGTGGCGCGCGTACCGTGCCCGGTTCGTCGACCGCTACGGGATGACGGCGGTGGTGCCGCTGGATCGGCTGGTAGATCCGCTGGTCGGGTTGGGTTTCCCAGAACACTTCGGCACTGTGGCCGACGCGCCTGCGGCTCCACTGTCGGGCCGTGACGAGCGCCTGCTCGCGATGGCTCAGGAGGCATTGATCGACGGCGCTCGTGAGGTGGTCCTCGATGACACGGCCGTCGACTGGCTCGCCGGTACTAACCGGGTCACGGGACCTGTCAGCCCCCACGTCGACGTCTCGGCAGAGGTCCGCGCGGTCTCGCTGGAGGCGCTGACAAAGGGACAGTTCACTGTCGCGTTGACCGGCATGGGCCGCTCGGCGATGGCGACGAGCGGACGCTTCCTCGACGGGCTGCCCTACGCCGATCGGGAGTTGATGCGCCGAGAGTTCGCCCGTCTTCCTGTCGCGGTGGCCGGGGCAATGCCGGCGCAGCTGAGCTTCCCGCCGCGCAAGCTGCACAGCCAGAACGTGCTCAACTCTCCGCAGGTACTTCCATGGATGGTCAGCCTGGCTGAGCACCGGCCCGTGGCCGAGAACGTGATTGGCCTCGACGACCTCGGTGTGACTGCCGGTCGTGATCGGCTGGTCCTGGTGTCGATGTCGCGGCGGCAGGTGGTGGAGCCGACAGTGGCGCATGCCGCCGCCTTACACACGATGCCGCTGCTCGGCCGGTTTCTCCTGGAGCTGCCTCGAGCCACGGATGCTCGAATGAAGCCGTTCGACTGGGGTGCGGCTTCCTGCTTGCCGTTCCGACCCGCGCTGAGGTACGGCCGCGTCCTCCTGGCGGCGGCCCGGTGGCGCGTCGATCCGACGGCCCTGCCCGGTGCGAACGCAGGCGATGGCGAATGGTTGACCGCTTGGGAGGCGCTCCGGAGGAGGCTGCGGCTGCCGCCATGGGTGCAGGTCGGCAACGGTGACCAGAGGCTTCGGCTCCACCTCGAACAGTCCATGGATCTTGCCCTGCTGCGTGCCCACCTGGACGCCAGCGCAGGACCGGCAACCGTGGTGGACGCAGCGAGCCCAGAGGACTTCGGTTGGCTCTCCGGACGCGCCCACGAGATCGTCGTGCCCGTCGCCTCGAGGGCTGCGCCCGCTGCCTCGCCGGCCGCGCTTACCGCGCGTGGCACCTGGCCGCCACCTGCTACGCCCGAGCCGCTCGCACCGGGTGCCAGTGGCCTGCTGTCCGCTTCGGTGGCCGTCGACCCCGCGACGGTGGAGCTGGTCTTGACCCGAGGGCTGCCCGCGCTGTTCGCCGACTGGCCCAAGCCACCGCTGTGGTGGTTCGTGCGCATGCGACGCCCCACCCCGCATCTTCGACTACGACTGCACACCGATAGCTACGGCGACGCGGCGGTACGGGTCGGGAGGTGGGTCACCGGGCTCCGACAGCAGCGTCTTGCCGGCGGCTGGAGCCTGGACGCTTACCATCCCGAGTCCGGCCGGTATGGCTACGGCACCGCGCTGGTAGCGGCCGAGGGACTTTTCGCCGCCGACTCCACCGCGGTGTTGGCTCAGCTCGTAGCGCAGCCCGAGTCTGGGATCGATCGGCAGGCACTGACCGCCCTGAGCATGGTCGACCTGGCTACCTCGATGCTCGGCAGCCGCACCGTCGGATGCGAGTGGCTGGTGGCGCGCCCCGAGCAAACCGGGCAGGCACCGATCCAGCGAGACGTGCTGCGGCAAGCGGTCACCCTCGACCCGAACGAACTTCCGGAGCCCATCCAGCATGCATGGCAGGAACGCTCCAGGGCCGCAAACCGGTACGCCGCCGAACTGTCCGCCGTCGCCGGCCCGCTCACCCCCGCCTCGGTGCTCGCGTCGCTGATACACCTGCACGTCGTTCGTGCTCTCGGTCCCGACGAAGACGCCGAACAGCTCACGTATCGGTTGGCCCGCCATGTCGCGCTGGCGGCGGTGCGCCGCCGGGTTCGCGCCGTAGGAGCATCCCGATGA
- a CDS encoding lanthionine synthetase C family protein, producing the protein MTGAPLRTPLLRAAEAMAACITDTLTEPPSPDFAADDYGPRSTRWYAQSLSRGAAGVALLHGVRAQTGHGGWEPVHAWLRRATADTLNNGSGAGLWFGAPAVTHALTIAMPHSRPAALDALDHALDDLVERRLAAATARLAARARPSLPEFDLVRGLTGLGAYLLRRAPQGHLLRRVLAYLVRLTEPVRTDDEAGRLAPGWWSADPADREGPEQGGHANFGMAHGIAGPLAHLALAMRQNIQVPGQTEAIRRICTWLDCWQQTSPAGPWWPEKITVAELHAGRPSMSGPVRPSWCYGTPGVARAQQLAGIALDDAARQEAAEEALTRCLADPVQLSRIVDPSLCHGWAGLAATAWYAADDARTTSPHNQLPEIVRLLVRHATDTTPTRSGLITGPAGIALTLHTVATGTDVRWATSLLIN; encoded by the coding sequence ATGACCGGAGCACCGCTGAGGACGCCGTTGCTACGAGCGGCAGAGGCGATGGCCGCGTGTATCACCGACACCCTGACGGAGCCGCCGTCCCCGGATTTCGCAGCTGACGACTACGGGCCACGCAGTACCCGCTGGTACGCCCAGTCGCTGTCCCGGGGTGCCGCCGGGGTGGCACTCCTACACGGGGTGCGAGCGCAGACAGGACACGGTGGATGGGAACCGGTGCATGCGTGGCTGCGCCGCGCGACCGCTGACACGCTGAACAACGGCAGCGGAGCCGGACTCTGGTTCGGCGCACCCGCTGTCACCCACGCGCTGACCATCGCCATGCCGCACTCCCGCCCAGCAGCCTTGGACGCGCTTGATCATGCCCTCGATGACCTGGTGGAACGCCGCCTGGCCGCTGCCACGGCACGCCTCGCGGCGCGTGCCCGGCCCTCGCTGCCGGAGTTCGACCTCGTACGTGGGCTGACCGGCCTGGGAGCCTACCTGCTGCGCCGCGCCCCGCAGGGACATCTGCTCCGGCGGGTGCTGGCGTACCTGGTCCGACTCACCGAGCCGGTACGCACTGACGATGAGGCGGGCCGACTCGCGCCGGGGTGGTGGAGCGCAGACCCCGCCGACCGCGAAGGCCCGGAGCAGGGCGGACATGCCAACTTTGGCATGGCGCACGGCATCGCCGGCCCATTGGCTCACCTGGCCCTGGCCATGCGGCAGAACATCCAGGTGCCGGGGCAGACGGAGGCGATCCGCCGGATCTGCACGTGGCTCGACTGCTGGCAGCAGACCAGCCCTGCGGGACCGTGGTGGCCAGAGAAGATCACCGTCGCGGAGTTGCACGCCGGGAGACCCTCCATGAGCGGACCGGTACGGCCGTCCTGGTGCTATGGCACCCCCGGCGTCGCCCGCGCCCAGCAGCTAGCCGGGATCGCTCTCGACGACGCCGCCCGGCAAGAGGCGGCGGAAGAGGCCCTGACCCGCTGCCTGGCCGATCCCGTCCAACTCAGCCGGATCGTCGATCCGTCGCTGTGTCACGGCTGGGCGGGGCTTGCCGCTACGGCCTGGTACGCCGCCGACGACGCCCGCACCACCAGCCCGCACAACCAGCTGCCCGAGATCGTGCGCCTGCTGGTCCGGCACGCCACGGACACCACCCCGACACGGTCCGGCTTGATCACAGGCCCCGCCGGAATCGCCCTCACCCTGCACACCGTCGCAACCGGCACCGACGTCCGCTGGGCCACCAGCCTGCTGATCAACTAG